One Klebsiella electrica genomic window, TCCAGGCACGGATGGGCGGGATTGGCGACCGTTTCTTCGCCGGAGACGCGACGCTGACACGCGCCGCCATTCGCCTGCCTGACGGCACGATCGGCTACAGCTGGATACTGGGCCGCGATCGTCCGCATGCAGAACGCTGCGCCACCATCGACGCGCTGATGCAATCGCCCCACCATTTTCACACCTTAATGGAAACCCTGATTACCCCGCTGGAAGCACAACGAAGCGCGCGCATTGAAGCCCGACGCGCCGAAGTCAACGCCAGCCGGGTAGACTTCTTTACTCTGGTTCGCGGAGATAACGCATGACCTTACAAACCGCTTTTACCCTACCGGTGCAGGATGCCCAGCACAGTTTTCGTCGCCTGCTAAAAGCCATGAGCGAGCCGGGCGTCATTGTTGCGCTCCAGCAGCTCCAGCACGGCTGGCAGCCGTTGAATATCGCCTCCACCAGCCTCCTGCTGACGCTGGCGGATCACGAAACGCCGGTCTGGCTTTCCGCAGCGCTGCATAACGATCTCGTCGGCCAGAACTTACGTTTCCATACCGGCGCGCCGCTGGTGGAACTGCCGCAGCAGGCGGTATTCGCCGTCACCGACGGACGCATCAGCTCGGAGCAGCTTAACGTTCTTTCCGCCGGAACCATTGCCGCCCCGGAAACCGGCGTCACGCTGATTGTCCAGCTCGCCAGCCTCAGCGGCGGACGCATGCTGCGCCTGACCGGCGCCGGCATTGCCGAAGAGCGCATGATCGCCCCGCAGCTACCGGATTGCATCATCGATGAGCTGACCGAACGCCCGCACCCGTTCCCACTGGGCATTGACCTGATCCTCACCTGCGGCGAGCGCCTGCTGGCTATCCCGCGCACCACTCACGTGGAGGTTTGCTAATGTACGTGGCCGTCAAAGGCGGAGAGAAGGCGATAACCGCCGCTCACGCCTTACAGGAACATAAGCGACGAGGCGACGGACGGCTTCCAGAACTGAGCATTGAACAGATTACCCAGCAGTTAAACCTTGCGGTCGATCGGGTCATGACCGAAGGCGGCATCGCCGACCGTGAACTGGCGGCGCTGGCGCTCAAACAGGCCAGCGGCGACAACGTCGAAGCCATTTTTTTACTGCGTGCGTATCGCACCACCCTGCAGCGGCTGGCGGTGAGCGAGCCTGTCGATACCGCCAGCATGCGCCTGGAACGCCGTATTTCGGCGGTCTATAAAGATATTCCCGGCGGCCAGATGCTCGGCCCGACCTACGATTACACCCATCGCCTGCTTGATTTCACCCTGCTGGCCAACGGCGAAACGCCGCCGCTGCACACCGCCGAACGACCGCCGGAAGCCACACCGCACGTTTTTAACCTGCTGGTGCAGCAGGGGCTGGCGAAAGCGGAACAGGAGTCCCACGCCCGGCCCGACGACATCACCCGCGCGCCGCCGGTCTATCCCTGCTCACGTTCGTCACGCCTGCAGCAGCTGGTGCGTGGCGATGAAGGCTATCTGCTGGCGCTGGCCTACTCCACCCAGCGCGGTTACGGTCGCAACCATCCTTTCGCCGGTGAAATTCGCAGCGGCTACGTCGCCATTGAGATCGTCCCCGAAGAGCTGGGTTTTGCGGTCAATATCGGCGAACTGCTGATGACCGAATGCGAGATGGTCAACGGTTTCGTGGCGCCGGAAAGCGAACCGCCGCACTTTACGCGCGGCTATGGCCTGGTCTTCGGCATGAGCGAGCGTAAGGCGATGGCGATGGCGCTGGTCGACCGTGCGCTACAGGCGCCGGATTACGGCGAAGAGATAGCCGGACCGGCGCAGGATGAAGAGTTTGTCCTCGCCCACGCCGATAACGTCGAGGCGGCCGGTTTCGTCTCGCATCTCAAACTGCCCCACTATGTCGATTTCCAGGCCGAACTGGCGCTGCTGAAACGCCTGCAACGGGAGAACGAACGTGGTTAACCCACTCACTGGCTACAACTTTGCTTATCTTGATGAGCAGACCAAGCGCATGATCCGCCGGGCCATTCTCAAAGCGGTGGCGATTCCCGGCTATCAGGTGCCGTTCGGCGGCCGCGAGATGCCGATGCCCTACGGCTGGGGAACCGGCGGTATTCAGCTGACCGCCAGTATCATCGGCGAGCATGACGTGCTGAAGGTGATCGACCAGGGCGCCGATGACACCACCAATGCGGTGTCGATACGGCAGTTTTTTAAGCGCGTCACCGGCGTCGCGACCACCGAGGCGACCTGCGATGCCACGCTGATCCAGACCCGTCACCGGATCCCGGAGACGCCGCTCAGCGAAGATCAGATCCTGATCTTCCAGGTACCGATCCCGGAGCCGCTGCGCTTTATTGAGCCGCGCGAGACCGAAACCCGTACCATGCATGCGCTGGAAGAGTACGGCGTGATGCAGGTGAAGCTGTATGAAGATATTGCCCGCTTCGGCCATATCGCCACCACCTATGCCTACCCGGTAAAAGTGAACGGCCGCTATGTGATGGACCCGTCGCCCATCCCGAAATTCGATAACCCGAAAATGCACATGATGCCCGCGCTGCAGCTGTTCGGCGCCGGACGGGAAAAGCGCATTTACGCGGTGCCGCCGTTTACCCCGGTGGAGAGCCTCGATTTCGACGACCACCCGTTTACCGTCCAGGAGTGGGATGAACCCTGCGCCATTTGCGGGTCCCGCCACAGCTACCTTGATGAAGTGGTGCTGGATGACAGCGGCAAACGGATGTTTGTCTGCTCCGATACCGACTATTGCCGCCAACAGAGCGAGGCGCTGAACAAATGAGCCATCCGTTACTCGCGGTCAATCATCTGACCCATCTTTATGCGCCGGGCAAAGGCTTCAGCGACGTCTCTTTTGAACTGTGGCCCGGTGAAGTGCTGGGCATCGTGGGCGAGTCCGGTTCGGGGAAAACTACCCTGCTGAAAGCCCTCTCGGGGCGACTGACGCCGCAGGAAGGTGAAGTGCGGTATGAAAACCGCTCGCTGTATGCGATGAGTGAAGCGGACCGCCGCCGCCTGCTGCGCACCGAATGGGGCGTGGTGCATCAGCATCCGATGGATGGCCTGCGCCGTCAGGTATCGGCGGGCGGCAACATCGGTGAGCGTCTGATGGCCACCGGCGCACGCCACTACGGAAATATCCGCGCGACCGCCGAACAGTGGTTGAACGATGTCGAAATTCCACCGTCGCGTATTGACGATCTGCCCACCACCTTTTCCGGCGGCATGCAGCAGCGCTTGCAAATCGCCCGCAACCTTGTGACCCAGCCGAAGCTGGTGTTTATGGACGAGCCGACCGGCGGTCTGGATGTTTCGGTGCAGGCGCGTCTGCTCGACCTGCTGCGCGGTCTGGTGATGGAGCTGAATCTGGCCGTGGTGATAGTCACCCACGATCTCGGCGTGGCGCGCCTGCTGGCTCACCGTCTGCTGGTTATGAAACAAGGTCAGGTGGTGGAAAGCGGTTTAACCGACCGGGTGCTGGACGATCCTCATCATCCGTATACCCAGCTGCTGGTGTCGTCGGTATTGCAGAACTGAGGTTGCTGTCGCCGGGTGGCGCTGCGCTTACCCGGCCTACGAACACAGAGTCAGTATGCCAGGTAAAGCAACGCCGCCACCCGGCTCCAGAGCCACGAAGCAAGATGAGTCGCGTTCGAACACAGCACCGTCGGCCGGGTAAGGCGAAGCCGCCACCCGGCGCCCGGACCACAAGGCCAGATGAGTCGCGTTCGAACACAGCACTGTCGGCCGGGTAAGGCGAAGCCGCCACCCGGCGTCAGGGCCACGAGGCCAGATGAGTCACGTTCGAACACAGCACCGTAGGCCGGGTAAGGCGAAGCCGCCACCCGGCGCCAGAGCCACGAAGCAAGATGAGTCACGTTCGAACACAGCACTGTAGGCCGGGTAAGGCGAAGCCGCCACCCGGCGCCAGAGCCACGAAGCAAGATGAGTCGCGTTCGAACACAGCACCGTAGGCCGGGTAAGGCGAAGCCGCCACCCGGCGTCAGGACCACGAAGCCAGATGAGTCGCGTTCGGACACAGCACCGTCGGCCGGGTAAGGCGAAGCCGCCACCCGGCGTCAGGGCCACGAGGCCAGATGAGTCACGTTCGAACACAGCACTGTCGGCCGGGTAAGGCGAAGCCGCCACCCGGCGCCCAAACCACGAGGCCATAATGATTCACGTTGAAAATGTCAGTAAGACCTTTGTACTCCACCAGCAAAACGGCGTGCGCCTGCCGGTGCTGCAGAATGCCTCTCTGGAGGTCAGCAATGGCGAGTGCGTGGTGCTGCACGGCCATTCCGGCAGCGGCAAATCCACCCTGCTGCGTTCGCTGTATGCCAACTACCTGCCGGACACCGGTCATATCCATATCCGCCACGGCGACGAATGGGTTGATCTGGTCAACGCCTCGCCGCGTAAAGTGCTGGAAGTCCGCAAGCGCACCATCGGCTGGGTCAGCCAGTTCCTGCGGGTGATCCCGAGGATTTCCGCCCTCGAAGTGGTGATGCAACCGCTGCTCGACCTCGGTATCCCGCGCGATACCTGCGCTTCGCGGGCTGCCCGTCTGCTGACGCGCCTGAACGTTCCGCAACGATTATGGCATCTGGCGCCATCCACCTTTTCCGGCGGGGAACAGCAGCGGGTCAATATCGCCCGCGGTTTCGCGGTGGACTACCCGATCTTATTGCTTGATGAACCAACCGCCTCGCTGGACGCCATAAACAGCGCCGCCGTAGTGGAACTGATTAATGAAGCCAAAGCGCGCGGTGCGGCTATCGTCGGCATTTTCCATGATGAAACGGTCCGCAATCAGGTCGCCGACCGACTGCACCCGATGGGAATAACAGCATGATTATCAACAATGTAAACCTGGTTCTCGAAGACGAAGTGGTACACGGTTCGCTGGAAGTACAGGAGGGCAGAATTTACGCCTTTGCCGAAAGTCAGAGCCAGCTGCCGCAGTCGCTCGACGGTGAAGGTGGCTGGCTGCTGCCCGGGCTGATTGAGCTGCATACCGATAATCTGGACAAATTCTTTACTCCGCGCCCGAAAGTCGACTGGCCCGCTCATTCGGCGATGAGCAGCCACGATGCGCTGATGGTCGCCAGCGGCATCACCACCGTACTGGATGCGGTCGCCATTGGCGACGTCCGCGACGGCGGCGATCGGCTGGAAAATCTGGAAAAGATGATCAACGCCGTCGAAGAGACACAAAAACGTGGGCTTAATCGTGCCGAACACCGCCTGCACCTGCGCTGCGAGCTGCCACACCACACTACGCTGCCGCTGTTTGAAAAACTGGTTGGCCGCGATCCGGTGAGCATGGTCTCCCTGATGGACCACTCTCCAGGACAGCGCCAGTACGCCGATCGCAGCAAGTACCGCGATTACTATCAGGGAAAATACCATCTGACCAACGAAGAGATGGACCGCTTCGAGGAGGAGCAGATGGCGCTGGCAGCGACCTGGTCACAGCCGAATCGTCAAACCATTGCGGCAATATGCCGCGAGCGCAATATCGCGCTCGCCAGCCATGATGACGCAACGCCCGAGCATGTTGTCGAATCACATCAACTTGGCAGCGTGATCGCCGAATTTCCTACCACATTAGCCGCGGCAGAGGCTTCACGTCAGCACGGTATGAACGTGCTGATGGGCGCCCCCAATATCGTGCGCGGCGGTTCGCACTCCGGCAACGTCGCCGCCCACCAGCTGGCAGCCAGCAACCTGCTTGATATTCTGTCGTCAGACTACTATCCCGCCAGCCTGCTGGATGCGGCATTCCGCATCGCGGACGACGACAACAACGCCTTCACGCTGGCGCAGGCCATTTGTCTGGTCAGCAAAAATCCGGCCCAGGCGCTGGGGTTAGACGACCGCGGGAGGATTGCGGAAGGTAAACGTGCCGATATGGTGCTGGCGCACCGTCGCGGCGAACATGTCCATATTGACCACGTCTGGCGTCAAGGAAAGAGGGTCTTCTGATGAGCGGAAAATTGATTTGGCTGGTGGGTGCCTCCGGTTCCGGAAAAGACAGCCTGCTGGCGGCCTTACGCCAGCGCGAAAATACGCAATTGCTGGTGGCGCATCGCTATATCACGCGCCCGTTCAACGCCGGCAGCGAGAATCATATTGCCCTCAGCAAGCAGGAGTTTTTCAACCGCGCCGAGCGCCAGCTGTTTGCCCTGAGCTGGCATGCCAATAACAATTACTACGGAATTGGCATCGAAATTGACCTGTGGCTGCACGCCGGTTTTGACGTGGTGGCCAATGGTTCTCGCGCCCATCTGCCGCAGGCGCGAGCGCGCTATGCGGACGCGCTCCTGCCCATCTGCCTGCAGGTCACGCCGGAGGTGCTGCGCCAGCGCCTGGAGCAACGTGGACGAGAGAGCGAAACGGAAATCGCTCTGCGCCTGGAACGCGCGGCGCGCTATACCCCCACCGACTGCCTGACCCTGAACAACAACGGTAGCCTCGGACAATCCGTCGAGCAGTTCTTCACGCTGCTGCGCCGCCACTCCGCCCGACAAGAGAATCAGCATGCCTGCCTGTGAACTCCGCGCTCCGACCCTGGACGACGTCGATGCCGTCTATGCGTTAATTTGCGAACTTAAGCAGAAAGCGTACGATCGCCGCCATTTCGCCGCCGGGTTTGCCATGAACCTGCAAAATCCCACCCTGCGCTATCAGCTGGCGCTGGTGGAGGGAGAGACGGTCGGACTGATTGGGCTACAGTTGCAGTTCCCGCTTAATTTCAACGCCTGGATCGGAGAAGTGCAGGAACTGGTGGTGCTGCCGCAGAGGCGCGGCCTGCACATCGGCCAGGCGCTGCTGGCGTGGGCGGAGCAGGAAGCCCGCGAACAGGGCGCGCAAATGGTGGAGCTCTCCAGCGGGAAAGGCCGCCCCGACGCCCACCGTTTTTATCTCCGGGAAGGGTATAAGCAAAGCCATCTGCGTTTTAAAAAAGCGCTGTGAGGAGGAAGTATGAGCCTGACTATTCGCTTAACCGGCACCGGCGGCGCCCAGCTGGTTCCGGTTTTCGGCTGCGACTGCGCGGCCTGTCAGCGTGCGCACAGCGATGAGGCTCATCGCCGCCGCCCCTGTAGCGCGGTCGTGACCTTCAATCACGCCGTCACACTGCTGGATGCCGGGCTGCCCGATTTGATGGATCGCTGGCCTGCCGGCCATTTTCAGCAGTTTTTGCTTACCCACTATCATATGGATCATGTTCAGGGATTATTCCCGCTGCGCTGGGGCGTCGGCGCGCCGATCCCGGTGTTTGGCCCGCCGGATCCCGAAGGCTGCGATGACCTGTTTAAACACCCCGGCCTGCTGGACTTCAGCCATACCGTTGAGCCGTTTGTGGTGTTTGAACTCCAGGGATTGCGGGTGACGCCGCTGCCGCTGAATCACTCGAAGCTGACGTATGGCTATCTGCTGGAGTCGGCGCACAGCCGGGTAGCCTGGCTGTCGGATACCGCCGGATTACCGGAAAAGACGCTCAAATTCTTACTGAATAACCAGCCGCAGGCGATCGTGATCGACTGCAGCCATGAGCCGCGCCCGCAGCCGCCGCGCAACCACTGCGATTTGAATACGGTACGCGCCATTAACCAGGTGCTGGCCTGCCCACGGGTCATTCTGACCCATATCAGCCACCAGTTTGATCTGTGGCTGATGAACCATCCGCTGCCGCCGGGGTTTGAGGCCGGCTATGACGGCATGGAGATCGTGCTGGATTAATCTTTGACCCGGCCTGCGCGCGTCACCACGGCGATGAACGACAGCACGGTTAATCGTCGTCATCCAGTCGTCGCTGGTCGTCCTCCAGCTGCCGCCGATCCTGATCCAACTGGCGCTGGCGATCATCGAGCTGACGGCGACGATCTTCTATCTGTCGCTGCCGATCGTCGTATTGCCGTCGGCGATCGGCGCTATGCTGACGGCTATCCTGGTAACGTCCGTCATCATAGCGGTCTTC contains:
- the phnG gene encoding phosphonate C-P lyase system protein PhnG — its product is MHFDTATRQRWMSVLAHSEPEELLARMQTLQLAPEYELIRTPETGLVQLQARMGGIGDRFFAGDATLTRAAIRLPDGTIGYSWILGRDRPHAERCATIDALMQSPHHFHTLMETLITPLEAQRSARIEARRAEVNASRVDFFTLVRGDNA
- the phnH gene encoding phosphonate C-P lyase system protein PhnH; its protein translation is MTLQTAFTLPVQDAQHSFRRLLKAMSEPGVIVALQQLQHGWQPLNIASTSLLLTLADHETPVWLSAALHNDLVGQNLRFHTGAPLVELPQQAVFAVTDGRISSEQLNVLSAGTIAAPETGVTLIVQLASLSGGRMLRLTGAGIAEERMIAPQLPDCIIDELTERPHPFPLGIDLILTCGERLLAIPRTTHVEVC
- a CDS encoding carbon-phosphorus lyase complex subunit PhnI translates to MYVAVKGGEKAITAAHALQEHKRRGDGRLPELSIEQITQQLNLAVDRVMTEGGIADRELAALALKQASGDNVEAIFLLRAYRTTLQRLAVSEPVDTASMRLERRISAVYKDIPGGQMLGPTYDYTHRLLDFTLLANGETPPLHTAERPPEATPHVFNLLVQQGLAKAEQESHARPDDITRAPPVYPCSRSSRLQQLVRGDEGYLLALAYSTQRGYGRNHPFAGEIRSGYVAIEIVPEELGFAVNIGELLMTECEMVNGFVAPESEPPHFTRGYGLVFGMSERKAMAMALVDRALQAPDYGEEIAGPAQDEEFVLAHADNVEAAGFVSHLKLPHYVDFQAELALLKRLQRENERG
- a CDS encoding alpha-D-ribose 1-methylphosphonate 5-phosphate C-P-lyase PhnJ, with the translated sequence MVNPLTGYNFAYLDEQTKRMIRRAILKAVAIPGYQVPFGGREMPMPYGWGTGGIQLTASIIGEHDVLKVIDQGADDTTNAVSIRQFFKRVTGVATTEATCDATLIQTRHRIPETPLSEDQILIFQVPIPEPLRFIEPRETETRTMHALEEYGVMQVKLYEDIARFGHIATTYAYPVKVNGRYVMDPSPIPKFDNPKMHMMPALQLFGAGREKRIYAVPPFTPVESLDFDDHPFTVQEWDEPCAICGSRHSYLDEVVLDDSGKRMFVCSDTDYCRQQSEALNK
- the phnK gene encoding phosphonate C-P lyase system protein PhnK, whose protein sequence is MSHPLLAVNHLTHLYAPGKGFSDVSFELWPGEVLGIVGESGSGKTTLLKALSGRLTPQEGEVRYENRSLYAMSEADRRRLLRTEWGVVHQHPMDGLRRQVSAGGNIGERLMATGARHYGNIRATAEQWLNDVEIPPSRIDDLPTTFSGGMQQRLQIARNLVTQPKLVFMDEPTGGLDVSVQARLLDLLRGLVMELNLAVVIVTHDLGVARLLAHRLLVMKQGQVVESGLTDRVLDDPHHPYTQLLVSSVLQN
- the phnL gene encoding phosphonate C-P lyase system protein PhnL, giving the protein MIHVENVSKTFVLHQQNGVRLPVLQNASLEVSNGECVVLHGHSGSGKSTLLRSLYANYLPDTGHIHIRHGDEWVDLVNASPRKVLEVRKRTIGWVSQFLRVIPRISALEVVMQPLLDLGIPRDTCASRAARLLTRLNVPQRLWHLAPSTFSGGEQQRVNIARGFAVDYPILLLDEPTASLDAINSAAVVELINEAKARGAAIVGIFHDETVRNQVADRLHPMGITA
- the phnM gene encoding alpha-D-ribose 1-methylphosphonate 5-triphosphate diphosphatase codes for the protein MIINNVNLVLEDEVVHGSLEVQEGRIYAFAESQSQLPQSLDGEGGWLLPGLIELHTDNLDKFFTPRPKVDWPAHSAMSSHDALMVASGITTVLDAVAIGDVRDGGDRLENLEKMINAVEETQKRGLNRAEHRLHLRCELPHHTTLPLFEKLVGRDPVSMVSLMDHSPGQRQYADRSKYRDYYQGKYHLTNEEMDRFEEEQMALAATWSQPNRQTIAAICRERNIALASHDDATPEHVVESHQLGSVIAEFPTTLAAAEASRQHGMNVLMGAPNIVRGGSHSGNVAAHQLAASNLLDILSSDYYPASLLDAAFRIADDDNNAFTLAQAICLVSKNPAQALGLDDRGRIAEGKRADMVLAHRRGEHVHIDHVWRQGKRVF
- the phnN gene encoding ribose 1,5-bisphosphokinase, which encodes MSGKLIWLVGASGSGKDSLLAALRQRENTQLLVAHRYITRPFNAGSENHIALSKQEFFNRAERQLFALSWHANNNYYGIGIEIDLWLHAGFDVVANGSRAHLPQARARYADALLPICLQVTPEVLRQRLEQRGRESETEIALRLERAARYTPTDCLTLNNNGSLGQSVEQFFTLLRRHSARQENQHACL
- the phnO gene encoding aminoalkylphosphonate N-acetyltransferase; translated protein: MPACELRAPTLDDVDAVYALICELKQKAYDRRHFAAGFAMNLQNPTLRYQLALVEGETVGLIGLQLQFPLNFNAWIGEVQELVVLPQRRGLHIGQALLAWAEQEAREQGAQMVELSSGKGRPDAHRFYLREGYKQSHLRFKKAL
- the phnP gene encoding phosphonate metabolism protein PhnP; its protein translation is MSLTIRLTGTGGAQLVPVFGCDCAACQRAHSDEAHRRRPCSAVVTFNHAVTLLDAGLPDLMDRWPAGHFQQFLLTHYHMDHVQGLFPLRWGVGAPIPVFGPPDPEGCDDLFKHPGLLDFSHTVEPFVVFELQGLRVTPLPLNHSKLTYGYLLESAHSRVAWLSDTAGLPEKTLKFLLNNQPQAIVIDCSHEPRPQPPRNHCDLNTVRAINQVLACPRVILTHISHQFDLWLMNHPLPPGFEAGYDGMEIVLD
- the yjdP gene encoding DDRRRQL repeat protein YjdP: MKRYFTALIFCTLSLSSQLARADIIDDAIGNIQQAINDAYNPGDSRPDDEDRYDDGRYQDSRQHSADRRRQYDDRQRQIEDRRRQLDDRQRQLDQDRRQLEDDQRRLDDDD